One window of the Natronomonas marina genome contains the following:
- a CDS encoding MgtC/SapB family protein, which yields MAAPGTSLLDDTVVALALAAALGLFLGLEREWSDKKAGIRTFALVSLAAAVFTILERPLLLVVGGAFVVVVAVILGVQGLLGQADSLSLTTSTTLLVAYGVGALVAAGFVLEGVTVAVVSSLLLVLRAELHGVADALSREEVRAGTEFAILAFVVYPLLPPGERTVAVGDLGVAFEPRVVWLMVVFVAGIGIVNYAIVRLYGGRGIAVTGFFGGLASSTAVVGAILDHVDQRSATADYGVAAVALANASMALRNLTIAVAFTVGSGVLLEPVVPLGVVILGGFLAATVTADWSAAIDLDLDSPFTLRYALGVGALFFLVLLVGGFAEARFGTGGLYVAALLAGLVSSAGATASAVVLYGNGSVTSLEATVAVLLATAASIAVKTGLCAFSSNRGFARGVAAWSAALLVAAGAVTVLLVAL from the coding sequence ATGGCCGCACCCGGAACGTCGCTACTGGACGACACCGTGGTCGCGCTCGCGCTCGCGGCGGCGCTGGGACTGTTCCTCGGTCTCGAACGGGAGTGGTCCGACAAGAAGGCCGGCATCCGGACCTTCGCGCTGGTGAGCCTGGCGGCCGCCGTCTTCACCATCCTCGAGCGCCCGCTGTTGCTCGTCGTCGGCGGCGCATTCGTGGTCGTCGTCGCCGTCATCCTCGGCGTCCAGGGCCTCCTGGGGCAGGCCGACAGCCTCTCTTTGACCACCTCGACGACGCTTCTGGTCGCCTACGGCGTCGGCGCACTGGTCGCCGCCGGCTTCGTTCTGGAGGGGGTCACCGTCGCCGTCGTCTCCTCGCTGCTGCTCGTCCTGCGGGCGGAACTGCACGGCGTCGCGGACGCTCTCTCCCGCGAGGAGGTCCGGGCCGGCACCGAGTTCGCCATCCTCGCGTTCGTCGTCTACCCACTCCTGCCGCCCGGGGAGCGCACCGTCGCCGTCGGGGACCTCGGCGTCGCCTTCGAGCCGCGGGTCGTGTGGCTGATGGTCGTCTTCGTCGCCGGCATCGGTATCGTCAACTACGCCATCGTCCGGCTGTACGGCGGCCGCGGCATCGCAGTCACGGGCTTCTTCGGCGGCCTGGCCTCCTCGACGGCGGTCGTCGGCGCCATTCTCGACCACGTCGACCAGCGCTCGGCGACGGCGGACTACGGCGTCGCGGCGGTGGCGCTTGCAAACGCCTCGATGGCGCTGCGGAACCTGACCATCGCCGTCGCCTTCACCGTCGGATCCGGCGTCCTGCTCGAACCGGTCGTCCCGCTCGGCGTCGTCATCCTCGGGGGATTCCTCGCGGCCACGGTGACCGCCGACTGGTCGGCCGCCATCGACCTCGACCTCGACAGCCCCTTCACGCTGCGGTACGCCCTCGGCGTCGGCGCGCTGTTCTTCCTCGTGCTTCTGGTCGGTGGGTTCGCCGAGGCCCGCTTCGGGACCGGCGGACTCTACGTCGCGGCGCTGCTCGCGGGACTGGTGTCCAGTGCGGGCGCCACCGCCTCGGCGGTCGTCCTCTACGGCAACGGCAGCGTCACGAGCCTGGAGGCGACGGTCGCGGTCCTGCTGGCGACGGCCGCCAGCATCGCCGTCAAGACCGGCCTGTGTGCGTTCTCCTCGAATCGGGGGTTCGCGAGAGGGGTCGCCGCCTGGAGCGCCGCGCTGCTCGTCGCGGCTGGCGCGGTGACCGTGCTGCTGGTGGCCCTGTGA
- a CDS encoding type IV pilin: MAAVVAPRLAARSPAMIRWSSSPFGDRDRGLSPVVGGALLVAIVILLSVLASALAFGLLTESSPAPTTRFELDDGTCGHELRHVAGDRIDGDRIELDGADDPVVLAGRNLTAGDRQRIDAVDDEIAVVWRAEETDDSYVLDRFETDTDAADGPWGCPGTVYTANTATIDSVDGDGGAVETLSATADAQALGPTLDLTADGTADVPFVDGDGELKLTNSTNGTTTLADGSTIPGDIEHAKTRLGVGSWDGSDRSVFFVNENHDTLYRVTPSGTPVAVASPGNGVQAISGIGDVDGDGTDELVFADASQQLRYLEPDGTTKNVDDGQTGSNNGIGAGALADIDDDGTVSVVVVDGSNDVKITGEPTASGGEGTTTLTAPDAVKAPPTVADVDGDGDGEIVYVGLADGKLKYVDDVRDGNDVRYLEDDDGNEIDGSDSSGLV, from the coding sequence GTGGCCGCGGTCGTCGCACCGCGACTCGCCGCCCGCTCTCCAGCCATGATTCGGTGGTCGTCATCGCCCTTCGGGGATCGAGACAGGGGACTTTCCCCCGTAGTCGGTGGCGCGCTCCTCGTTGCCATCGTCATCCTCCTGAGCGTACTCGCCTCGGCGCTGGCGTTCGGTCTGCTGACGGAGTCGTCGCCCGCGCCGACGACCCGATTCGAACTCGACGACGGCACCTGTGGCCACGAACTCCGCCACGTCGCCGGCGACCGCATCGACGGCGACCGCATCGAACTCGACGGCGCCGACGACCCGGTCGTCCTGGCCGGCCGGAACCTGACCGCCGGCGATCGCCAGCGCATCGACGCCGTCGACGACGAGATAGCGGTCGTCTGGCGGGCCGAGGAGACCGACGACAGCTACGTCCTCGACCGGTTTGAGACCGACACCGACGCCGCCGACGGCCCGTGGGGCTGTCCGGGGACGGTCTACACCGCGAATACGGCCACCATCGACAGCGTCGACGGCGACGGCGGCGCCGTCGAGACGCTCTCGGCGACCGCCGACGCGCAGGCGCTCGGTCCGACGCTGGACCTGACCGCCGACGGCACCGCCGACGTCCCCTTCGTCGACGGCGACGGCGAACTGAAACTCACCAACTCGACGAACGGGACCACCACGCTCGCCGACGGCAGCACGATCCCGGGGGACATCGAACACGCCAAGACGAGACTCGGCGTCGGCTCCTGGGACGGCAGCGACCGGTCGGTCTTCTTCGTAAACGAGAACCACGACACCCTCTATCGGGTGACACCGTCGGGGACTCCCGTCGCGGTCGCCTCGCCGGGCAACGGCGTCCAGGCCATCAGCGGCATCGGCGACGTCGACGGCGACGGCACGGACGAACTGGTGTTCGCGGACGCGAGCCAGCAACTCCGCTACCTGGAGCCGGACGGGACCACGAAGAACGTCGACGACGGCCAGACGGGCTCGAACAACGGCATCGGCGCCGGCGCGCTCGCCGACATCGACGACGACGGTACCGTCAGCGTCGTCGTCGTCGACGGCAGCAACGACGTCAAGATAACGGGCGAGCCGACCGCCTCGGGCGGCGAGGGAACGACCACGCTCACGGCCCCGGACGCCGTGAAGGCGCCGCCGACGGTCGCCGACGTCGACGGCGACGGGGACGGCGAGATCGTCTACGTCGGGCTGGCCGACGGGAAACTGAAGTACGTCGACGACGTGCGCGACGGGAACGACGTCCGGTATCTCGAAGACGACGACGGGAACGAAATAGACGGTTCCGACAGCAGCGGACTGGTCTGA
- a CDS encoding 3-hydroxyacyl-CoA dehydrogenase/enoyl-CoA hydratase family protein, producing MEFDDIETVAVLGAGNMGHGIAEIAALAGYEVNLRDVKEEFVQSGYDDIEWSLEKLAGKEQITDDEADDALERVTPYVDIEPAVGDADFVIEAVPEKMDIKEDVYADVEEYLPEDAIIATNTSSLSITDLSEFTERPEQFCGMHFFNPPVRMQLVEVITGAHTDESTLEATEELAEAFDKTPVRVHKDSPGFIVNRILVPLMNEACWMVSEDVATADEVDSTTKFDMGLPMGVFELGDMTGHDVTHHVLDYMNEELGQAYEPAPFLQELIEEERYGQKTGRGVYDYEDGDGPDIPTDAGSDEIAERFLAAMANEVGNLVGGDVAGPDAIDEAVMLGAGFPEGPAKMVDDHGLDSLVETLEDLHDETGHPRFEVSDGLREAADAGGFHGSDDDEAGVEFTNVEVRYPGDMVGQIVLDREARMNTINPALLDDLAEAIDLLEDDDEVRAILVTGKGDRAFSAGADVTSMASNADPLGAIELSRKGQQTFGKLEEVDMPVVAGIDGFALGGGFELALCCDFRLASERSELGTPEHNLGLLPGWGGTQRLMRITGFGRAKEIVFTADRYDPETMYDYDVVNEVVDNESFEERAHEFAADLAAGPPISQKLTKRAMLRGYGDIEAGLELESQAFGHLINTDDLMEGITAFMGDGEPEFEGK from the coding sequence ATGGAATTCGACGACATCGAGACCGTCGCGGTGCTGGGCGCCGGCAACATGGGCCACGGTATCGCGGAAATCGCCGCCCTCGCGGGCTACGAGGTCAACCTGCGGGACGTCAAAGAGGAGTTCGTCCAGAGCGGCTACGACGACATCGAGTGGTCGCTGGAGAAACTCGCCGGGAAAGAACAGATCACCGACGACGAGGCCGACGACGCTCTGGAGCGCGTGACGCCGTACGTCGACATCGAGCCCGCCGTCGGCGACGCCGACTTCGTCATCGAGGCTGTGCCCGAGAAGATGGACATCAAGGAGGACGTCTACGCCGACGTCGAGGAGTACCTGCCCGAGGACGCCATCATCGCCACCAACACCTCCTCGCTGTCGATCACGGATCTGTCGGAGTTCACCGAGCGACCCGAGCAGTTCTGCGGGATGCACTTCTTCAACCCGCCGGTGCGGATGCAGCTCGTCGAGGTCATCACCGGCGCCCACACCGACGAGTCGACGCTGGAGGCCACCGAGGAGCTCGCCGAGGCCTTCGACAAGACGCCCGTCCGCGTCCACAAGGACTCGCCCGGATTCATCGTCAACCGCATCCTCGTCCCGCTGATGAACGAGGCCTGCTGGATGGTCAGCGAGGATGTCGCCACGGCCGACGAGGTAGACTCCACGACGAAGTTCGACATGGGGCTGCCGATGGGCGTCTTCGAACTCGGCGACATGACCGGCCACGACGTCACCCACCACGTCCTCGACTACATGAACGAGGAACTCGGGCAGGCCTACGAGCCGGCGCCGTTCCTCCAGGAACTCATCGAGGAGGAACGCTACGGCCAGAAGACCGGGCGCGGCGTCTACGACTACGAGGACGGCGACGGTCCGGACATCCCGACCGACGCGGGCAGCGACGAGATAGCCGAGCGGTTCCTCGCGGCGATGGCCAACGAGGTCGGCAACCTCGTCGGCGGCGACGTGGCCGGTCCCGACGCCATCGACGAGGCGGTCATGCTCGGCGCCGGCTTCCCCGAGGGACCGGCGAAGATGGTCGACGACCACGGGCTCGACTCGCTGGTCGAGACGCTCGAGGACCTCCACGACGAGACGGGTCACCCGCGCTTCGAGGTCTCCGACGGACTGCGGGAGGCCGCCGACGCCGGTGGTTTCCACGGCAGCGACGACGACGAGGCCGGCGTCGAGTTCACGAACGTCGAGGTCCGCTACCCCGGCGACATGGTCGGTCAGATCGTCCTGGACCGCGAGGCCCGGATGAACACCATCAACCCGGCGCTCCTGGACGATCTCGCCGAGGCCATCGACCTGCTGGAGGACGACGACGAGGTCCGGGCCATCCTCGTCACCGGCAAGGGCGACCGCGCGTTCTCCGCGGGCGCCGACGTCACCTCGATGGCGAGCAACGCCGACCCGCTCGGGGCCATCGAGCTCTCCCGGAAGGGCCAGCAGACCTTCGGCAAGCTCGAGGAGGTCGACATGCCGGTCGTGGCCGGCATCGACGGCTTCGCGCTGGGCGGCGGCTTCGAGCTCGCGCTGTGCTGTGACTTCCGGCTCGCATCCGAGCGGTCCGAGCTCGGCACCCCCGAGCACAACCTCGGCCTGCTGCCCGGCTGGGGCGGCACCCAGCGACTGATGCGGATCACCGGCTTCGGCCGCGCCAAGGAGATCGTCTTCACCGCCGATCGGTACGACCCCGAGACGATGTACGACTACGACGTCGTCAACGAGGTCGTCGACAACGAGTCCTTCGAGGAGCGCGCCCACGAGTTCGCCGCCGACCTCGCAGCTGGGCCGCCCATCTCCCAGAAGCTCACGAAGCGGGCGATGCTCCGCGGCTACGGGGACATCGAGGCCGGCCTCGAACTCGAGTCGCAGGCGTTCGGCCACCTCATCAACACCGACGACCTCATGGAGGGCATCACCGCCTTCATGGGCGACGGCGAGCCCGAGTTCGAAGGGAAGTAA
- a CDS encoding acyl-CoA dehydrogenase family protein, with translation MDFAISDEQEQIKEEVRRFAENEVRPHAKEYDREEKFPHDIVDEAAEMGLCGATIPIEYGGAGYDAVDSVLIAEELFAADPGIALSILATSFGTEAILEYGTEEQKEEYLEPVAKGEAISGAAISEPDTGSDVSSVSTRAEKDGDEWVINGNKMWITNGSIGDFFVTLCKTDPDADGRYNGFSQIIIESDRDGFEADKITGKMGIRASDTAELILDDVRVPEENLVGTEGMGFLQQMQFFDATRTGVAAQGIGIAKGAAERALEYAQEREQFGRPIGDFQAIQHKLADMHTELEAARNLTYKSAWSVDSGGSPNTKLASMAKEFASRIAVDAANECVQIHGGSGYVDDFDAERLYRDAKITQIYEGTTEIQKMIIARELQGKGF, from the coding sequence ATGGACTTCGCCATATCGGACGAACAGGAGCAGATCAAAGAGGAGGTCCGCCGGTTCGCCGAAAACGAGGTTCGACCCCACGCCAAGGAGTACGACCGCGAGGAGAAGTTCCCCCACGACATCGTCGACGAGGCCGCCGAAATGGGGCTGTGCGGTGCGACCATCCCCATCGAGTACGGCGGCGCCGGCTACGACGCCGTCGATTCGGTGCTCATCGCCGAGGAGCTGTTCGCCGCCGACCCCGGCATCGCGCTGTCGATCCTGGCGACCAGTTTCGGGACCGAGGCCATCCTCGAGTACGGCACCGAAGAGCAGAAAGAGGAGTACCTCGAACCCGTCGCAAAGGGCGAGGCGATTTCCGGCGCCGCCATCTCCGAACCCGACACCGGGTCCGACGTTTCGAGCGTCAGCACGCGCGCCGAGAAGGACGGCGACGAGTGGGTCATCAACGGCAACAAGATGTGGATCACCAACGGGTCGATCGGTGACTTCTTCGTCACGCTGTGCAAGACCGACCCCGACGCCGACGGCCGGTACAACGGCTTCAGCCAGATCATCATCGAGTCCGACCGCGACGGCTTCGAGGCCGACAAGATAACGGGGAAGATGGGGATTCGCGCCTCGGACACCGCCGAACTCATCCTCGACGACGTGCGCGTGCCCGAGGAGAACCTCGTCGGCACCGAGGGCATGGGCTTCCTCCAGCAGATGCAGTTCTTCGACGCCACACGAACCGGCGTCGCCGCCCAGGGGATCGGCATCGCCAAGGGCGCCGCCGAGCGCGCGCTGGAGTACGCCCAGGAACGCGAGCAGTTCGGTCGTCCCATCGGCGACTTCCAGGCCATCCAGCACAAACTCGCCGACATGCACACCGAACTCGAGGCCGCCCGCAACCTCACCTACAAGTCGGCGTGGTCCGTCGACTCCGGCGGGTCCCCCAACACCAAGCTCGCCTCGATGGCCAAGGAGTTCGCCTCCCGCATCGCCGTTGACGCCGCCAACGAGTGCGTCCAGATTCACGGCGGCTCCGGCTACGTCGACGACTTCGACGCCGAACGCCTCTACCGCGACGCCAAGATTACCCAGATCTACGAGGGCACCACCGAAATCCAGAAGATGATTATCGCCCGCGAACTCCAGGGCAAGGGCTTCTAA